The proteins below are encoded in one region of Pseudomonas entomophila L48:
- a CDS encoding efflux RND transporter permease subunit, translated as MFERLIQFAIEQRLVVMLAVVLMAAVGIHSYQKLPIDAVPDITNVQVQINTAAPGYSPLETEQRITFAIETAMAGLPGLKQTRSLSRSGLSQVTVIFDDGTDIFFARQLVNERLQVAREQLPEGIEAAMGPISTGLGEIFLWTVEAKEGALKDDGTPYTATDLRVIQDWIIKPQLRNVPGVAEVNSIGGHAKQYLVAPDPKRLAAYKLTLNDLIAALERNNANVGAGYIERNGEQLLIRAPGQVASAEDIANIVISSVDGAPIRVSHVAQVGLGQELRSGAATENGREVVLGTVFMLIGENSRTVSQAVAAKLEAINRSLPKGVVAITVYDRTNLVEKAIATVKKNLIEGAILVIAVLFLFLGNIRAALITAMVIPLSMLFTFTGMFSNKVSANLMSLGALDFGIIVDGAVVIVENAIRRLAHAQQHHGRMLTRSERFHEVFAAAREARRPLIYGQLIIMVVYLPIFALTGVEGKMFHPMAFTVVMALLGAMILSVTFVPAALALFVTGKVKEEEGVVMRTARRRYAPVLDWVLARRNLAFAGAATLVLLSGVLASRMGSEFIPSLSEGDFALQALRVPGTSLSQSVEMQQRLEKTIIQQVPEVERVFARTGTAEIASDPMPPNISDAYVMLKPRDQWQDPGKPRDELIAEVQRAAASVPGSNYELSQPIQLRFNELISGVRSDVAVKVFGDDMEVLNRTAAQIATRLQSVPGASEVKVEQTTGLPVLTIDIDRDKAARHGLNVGDVQDAIAIAVGGRTAGTLYEGDRRFDMVVRLSETLRTDVDGLSSLLIPVPASASNGAAQIGFIPLSQVATLNLQLGPNQVSREDGKRVVVVSANVRGRDLGSFVEEASQALIDQVQIPPGYWTRWGGQFEQLQSAAERLRVVVPVSLLLVMALLLMMFNNLKDGLLVFTGIPFALTGGVLALWLRDIPLSISAGVGFIALSGVAVLNGLVMIAFIRNLREEGRGLRAAVEEGALTRLRPVLMTALVASLGFIPMALATGTGAEVQRPLATVVIGGILSSTALTLLVLPALYQWAHRREEPGEPQGH; from the coding sequence ATGTTCGAACGCCTGATCCAATTCGCCATCGAGCAGCGCCTGGTGGTGATGCTCGCCGTGGTGCTGATGGCCGCCGTGGGCATCCACAGCTACCAGAAACTGCCCATCGACGCTGTGCCCGACATTACCAACGTGCAGGTGCAGATCAACACCGCCGCGCCCGGCTATTCACCGCTGGAAACCGAGCAACGCATCACCTTCGCCATCGAGACCGCCATGGCCGGCCTGCCGGGCCTCAAGCAGACCCGCTCGCTGTCGCGCTCGGGCCTGTCGCAGGTGACGGTGATCTTCGATGACGGCACCGACATCTTCTTCGCCCGGCAACTGGTCAATGAGCGCCTGCAAGTGGCCCGCGAGCAGTTACCCGAAGGTATCGAGGCGGCCATGGGGCCGATCTCCACCGGCCTCGGCGAGATCTTCCTGTGGACGGTCGAGGCCAAGGAGGGCGCGCTGAAAGACGATGGCACGCCCTATACCGCCACCGACCTGCGGGTGATCCAGGACTGGATCATCAAGCCGCAGCTGCGCAACGTGCCGGGCGTCGCCGAGGTCAACAGCATTGGTGGCCACGCCAAGCAGTACCTGGTCGCCCCCGACCCCAAGCGCCTGGCGGCCTACAAGCTCACCCTCAACGACCTGATCGCCGCGCTGGAACGCAACAACGCCAACGTCGGCGCCGGCTATATCGAGCGCAACGGCGAGCAGTTGCTGATCCGCGCCCCGGGCCAGGTGGCCTCGGCCGAGGACATCGCCAACATCGTCATCTCCAGCGTCGACGGTGCGCCGATCCGCGTCAGCCATGTCGCCCAGGTCGGCCTGGGCCAGGAGCTGCGCTCGGGCGCGGCCACCGAGAACGGCCGCGAAGTGGTGCTGGGCACCGTGTTCATGCTGATCGGCGAGAACAGCCGCACGGTGTCCCAGGCCGTGGCGGCCAAGCTCGAGGCGATCAACCGCAGCCTGCCCAAAGGCGTGGTGGCGATCACCGTGTACGACCGCACCAACCTGGTGGAAAAAGCCATCGCCACGGTGAAGAAGAACCTCATCGAAGGCGCGATCCTGGTGATCGCCGTGCTGTTCCTGTTCTTGGGCAACATCCGCGCGGCACTGATCACCGCCATGGTCATTCCGCTGTCGATGCTGTTCACCTTCACCGGCATGTTCAGCAACAAGGTCAGCGCCAACCTGATGAGCCTCGGGGCGCTGGACTTCGGCATCATCGTCGACGGCGCGGTGGTGATCGTCGAGAACGCCATCCGCCGCCTGGCCCATGCCCAGCAGCACCATGGCCGCATGCTCACCCGTTCCGAGCGCTTCCACGAAGTGTTCGCCGCCGCCCGCGAAGCGCGCCGGCCGCTGATCTACGGGCAGTTGATCATCATGGTGGTGTACCTGCCGATCTTTGCCCTGACCGGTGTCGAGGGCAAGATGTTCCACCCCATGGCCTTCACCGTGGTGATGGCGTTGCTGGGGGCGATGATCCTCTCGGTGACCTTCGTGCCGGCGGCGCTCGCGCTGTTCGTTACCGGCAAGGTGAAGGAAGAAGAGGGCGTGGTCATGCGCACCGCCCGCCGCCGCTACGCACCGGTGCTGGACTGGGTGCTGGCGCGGCGTAACCTGGCCTTCGCCGGCGCCGCCACCCTGGTGCTGCTGTCGGGCGTGCTGGCCAGCCGCATGGGCAGCGAGTTCATCCCCAGCCTCAGCGAGGGCGACTTCGCCCTGCAGGCCCTGCGCGTGCCGGGCACCAGCCTGTCGCAGTCGGTGGAGATGCAGCAGCGCCTGGAGAAGACCATCATCCAGCAGGTCCCGGAAGTGGAGCGGGTGTTCGCCCGCACCGGTACCGCCGAAATCGCCTCCGACCCGATGCCGCCGAACATCTCTGACGCCTATGTGATGCTCAAGCCACGCGACCAGTGGCAGGACCCGGGCAAGCCGCGTGATGAGCTGATCGCCGAAGTGCAACGCGCCGCGGCCAGCGTGCCGGGCAGCAACTACGAGCTGTCGCAGCCGATCCAGCTGCGTTTCAACGAGTTGATTTCCGGGGTGCGCAGCGATGTCGCGGTGAAGGTGTTCGGCGACGACATGGAGGTGCTCAACCGCACCGCCGCGCAGATCGCCACGCGCCTGCAGAGCGTGCCAGGCGCGTCGGAAGTGAAGGTCGAGCAGACCACCGGCCTGCCGGTGCTGACCATCGACATCGACCGCGACAAGGCCGCCCGCCATGGCCTGAACGTCGGCGACGTGCAGGACGCCATCGCCATCGCCGTGGGAGGGCGCACGGCAGGCACCCTGTATGAAGGTGATCGCCGCTTCGACATGGTGGTGCGCCTGTCGGAGACGCTGCGCACCGATGTCGACGGCTTGTCCAGCCTGCTGATTCCGGTGCCGGCCAGCGCCAGCAACGGCGCCGCGCAGATCGGTTTCATCCCGCTGTCGCAGGTGGCCACGCTGAACCTGCAGCTGGGCCCCAACCAGGTCAGCCGCGAGGACGGCAAGCGTGTGGTGGTGGTCAGCGCCAACGTGCGCGGGCGTGACCTGGGCTCGTTCGTCGAGGAAGCGTCGCAGGCCTTGATCGACCAGGTGCAGATCCCGCCGGGCTACTGGACCCGTTGGGGCGGCCAGTTCGAGCAGCTGCAGTCGGCGGCCGAGCGCCTGCGAGTGGTGGTACCGGTGTCGTTGCTGCTGGTGATGGCGCTGCTGCTGATGATGTTCAACAACCTCAAGGATGGCCTGCTGGTGTTCACCGGCATTCCCTTCGCCCTGACCGGTGGGGTGCTGGCGCTGTGGCTGCGGGACATTCCGTTGTCGATCTCGGCGGGCGTGGGCTTCATCGCGCTGTCGGGGGTGGCGGTGCTCAATGGCCTGGTGATGATCGCCTTCATCCGCAACCTGCGTGAAGAAGGGCGCGGCCTGCGCGCGGCGGTCGAGGAGGGCGCGCTGACCCGCCTGCGGCCGGTGCTGATGACGGCGCTGGTGGCCTCGCTGGGCTTCATCCCCATGGCCCTGGCCACCGGTACCGGTGCCGAGGTGCAGCGGCCGCTGGCGACGGTGGTGATCGGCGGCATCCTGTCGTCGACGGCGTTGACCTTGCTGGTGTTGCCGGCGCTGTACCAGTGGGCGCATCGGCGCGAAGAACCGGGCGAGCCGCAGGGCCACTGA
- a CDS encoding LysE family translocator: MPDTTNLLAFALICLGMVLTPGPNMIYLISRSICQGRMAGLISLGGVALGFVIYMLCAALGITALVMAVPFAYDALRIGGALYLLYLAWQALRPGGRSPFQVRDLPADSPRRLFGMGLLTSLLNPKIAVMYLSLMPQFIEPGHGSVLSQSLVLGCTQIAISVTVNALIAVMAGSIAVFLAGRPLWQQVQRWLMGTVLAGLALRMLTEGRR; this comes from the coding sequence ATGCCCGACACCACGAACCTCCTGGCCTTCGCCCTGATCTGCCTGGGCATGGTCCTCACCCCCGGCCCGAACATGATCTACCTGATCTCCCGCTCCATCTGCCAGGGGCGCATGGCCGGGCTGATCTCGCTGGGGGGCGTGGCCCTGGGCTTCGTCATCTACATGCTCTGCGCGGCACTGGGCATCACCGCCCTGGTGATGGCCGTGCCGTTCGCCTACGACGCCTTGCGTATCGGCGGCGCGCTGTACTTGTTGTACCTGGCCTGGCAGGCCCTGCGCCCGGGCGGTCGTTCGCCGTTCCAGGTCCGCGACCTGCCGGCCGACAGCCCGCGCCGGCTGTTCGGCATGGGCTTGCTGACCAGCCTGCTCAACCCCAAGATCGCGGTGATGTACCTGTCGCTGATGCCGCAGTTCATCGAACCGGGCCATGGCAGCGTGCTGAGCCAGTCGTTGGTGCTGGGCTGCACGCAGATCGCCATCAGCGTCACGGTGAACGCACTGATCGCGGTGATGGCCGGCTCGATCGCCGTGTTCCTCGCCGGCCGGCCGCTTTGGCAGCAGGTTCAGCGCTGGCTGATGGGCACCGTGCTGGCGGGCCTGGCGCTGCGCATGCTGACCGAAGGGCGTCGTTGA
- a CDS encoding ATP-binding protein: protein MKSARHIPAKHRDPAANFLLHDGVVSGLLQTMDWAGSPLGQPQGWSPGLKAITATLLSAQAQIVLFWGPQYIALYNDAYFPTIGNKHPGALGRPGQEHWGELWDDLEPLLRGVRETGDTFSAKDRPFYIERSGAGETVYFDVSYSAVREADGGVGGVLCIVTDTTERVRFERRQAFLLELRQALPELGDAEHIEGHATRRLAQELGAARVCFGEHLGDGKRFRVAHEWADGVPSLLGDFPFADFDPNLYGAMQGGHVARHSYQQDEPRPLHLEGLCAALHVPVLRAERLEAMLIVHFHGAHSVLDDECLLAEEAAEQTWTAITHARAERALHVLNECLEERVATMLAQREAGLQQLHEAHKMEMIGQLTGGIAHDLNNMLTPIIASLELLRRHPEPARGDRLIDGGLQAAERARNLVGRLLSFARRQTLKPQVVSLALLVDDMHELMARSLGPTISMQVRIDAALPQVLVDPHQLELALLNLVVNARDAMTEGGHLSIVAGLDDDRKGPARPAGLAPGRQVWLQVADTGCGMSAEVLKHCTEPFYSTKGVGKGTGLGLPMVQGLAVQSGGGFGIRSRPAKGTEATLWLPASDTGVVEAGVRPVDLPRPQRPTRVLLVEDEPLVRQATVLQLLELGYEVTEADGAAQAQVLLDDGLCPDVLLTDHVMAGMTGVRFARQVRERFADLPVLVITGYANLAPRELHGFEVLRKPFRQEELARSLARLLGG from the coding sequence ATGAAATCAGCCCGCCACATACCGGCCAAACACCGCGATCCCGCGGCGAACTTCCTGCTTCATGACGGAGTGGTCAGCGGCCTGCTGCAGACGATGGACTGGGCCGGCTCGCCGCTGGGCCAGCCGCAGGGCTGGTCGCCCGGGCTCAAGGCGATCACCGCCACGTTGCTCTCGGCCCAGGCGCAGATCGTGCTGTTCTGGGGGCCGCAGTATATCGCCCTGTACAACGACGCCTACTTCCCGACCATCGGCAACAAGCACCCCGGCGCGCTGGGGCGGCCCGGGCAGGAGCACTGGGGCGAGCTGTGGGACGACCTGGAACCCTTGCTGCGCGGCGTGCGCGAGACGGGCGACACGTTCTCGGCGAAGGACCGGCCGTTCTACATCGAGCGCAGCGGCGCGGGCGAAACGGTCTATTTCGATGTGTCCTATTCCGCCGTGCGCGAGGCCGACGGCGGGGTGGGCGGGGTGCTATGCATCGTCACCGATACGACTGAGCGGGTGCGTTTCGAGCGGCGCCAGGCATTCCTCCTGGAACTGCGCCAGGCCTTGCCCGAACTGGGTGACGCCGAGCATATCGAAGGGCATGCCACGCGCCGGCTGGCGCAGGAGCTGGGCGCCGCGCGGGTTTGCTTTGGCGAGCACCTGGGCGATGGCAAGCGCTTTCGCGTCGCCCACGAATGGGCCGATGGCGTGCCCTCGCTGCTGGGCGACTTCCCTTTCGCGGACTTCGACCCGAACCTGTACGGGGCGATGCAGGGCGGGCACGTCGCCCGGCACAGCTACCAGCAGGACGAGCCGCGCCCGCTCCACCTGGAGGGGCTGTGCGCCGCGCTGCATGTGCCGGTGCTGCGCGCCGAGCGGCTGGAGGCGATGCTGATCGTGCATTTCCATGGCGCGCACTCGGTCCTGGACGATGAATGCCTGTTGGCCGAGGAAGCCGCCGAGCAGACCTGGACGGCCATCACCCATGCCCGGGCCGAACGGGCCCTGCATGTGCTCAACGAATGCCTGGAGGAGCGCGTGGCGACCATGCTGGCCCAGCGCGAGGCAGGCCTGCAGCAACTGCATGAAGCGCACAAGATGGAGATGATCGGCCAGCTCACCGGCGGGATCGCCCACGACCTCAACAACATGCTCACGCCGATCATCGCCTCCCTGGAACTGCTGCGCCGCCACCCCGAGCCTGCGCGGGGCGACCGCCTGATCGACGGCGGCCTGCAGGCGGCGGAGCGGGCGCGCAACCTGGTCGGGCGCCTGCTCAGCTTTGCCCGGCGCCAGACCCTCAAGCCGCAGGTGGTGTCGCTGGCGCTGCTGGTCGACGACATGCATGAGCTGATGGCGCGTTCGCTGGGGCCGACCATTTCGATGCAGGTGCGTATCGACGCGGCGCTGCCGCAGGTGTTGGTCGACCCCCATCAACTGGAGCTGGCGCTGCTCAACCTGGTGGTCAATGCCCGCGATGCCATGACCGAGGGCGGGCACCTGAGCATCGTTGCCGGGCTGGATGACGACAGGAAGGGGCCGGCGAGGCCCGCCGGGCTGGCCCCGGGCCGTCAGGTGTGGCTGCAGGTGGCCGATACGGGCTGCGGCATGAGCGCTGAGGTGTTGAAGCACTGCACCGAGCCGTTCTATTCGACCAAGGGCGTGGGCAAGGGCACGGGCCTGGGGCTGCCGATGGTTCAGGGCCTGGCGGTGCAGTCCGGTGGCGGCTTTGGCATTCGCTCGCGGCCGGCGAAGGGGACCGAGGCGACCCTGTGGTTGCCCGCCAGTGACACCGGGGTGGTAGAGGCCGGCGTCAGGCCTGTCGACCTGCCACGCCCGCAGCGGCCGACCCGGGTGTTGCTGGTGGAGGACGAACCGCTGGTGCGCCAGGCCACCGTGCTGCAGTTGCTTGAGCTGGGGTATGAGGTCACCGAGGCGGATGGTGCGGCCCAGGCGCAGGTGTTGCTGGATGACGGGCTGTGTCCGGATGTGCTGCTGACCGACCATGTCATGGCCGGGATGACGGGGGTGCGGTTTGCCCGGCAGGTGCGCGAGCGGTTCGCGGATTTGCCGGTGTTGGTCATTACCGGGTATGCCAACCTGGCACCTCGTGAATTGCATGGGTTCGAGGTGTTGCGCAAGCCGTTTCGCCAGGAGGAGCTGGCGCGCAGCCTGGCGCGGTTGTTGGGGGGGTAA
- a CDS encoding GAF domain-containing hybrid sensor histidine kinase/response regulator: MAKWLDGGGLMAERIRTHDWAATSLGPLDTWPDVLRTAVALCLASRFPQAVLWGDQLITLHNDAFSAILGEKPFALGRPFSEVWQEAWSEISHLADRALAGEAVYIEDFPLLIERHGKPERAYFTFCYSPIRNHDGQVVGMLDTVTETTNSVVANRRLKFLDSLGRATANAKDPERIMATTTRLLGEHLQLSSCAYAVMAADQDGFTICGDWVAPGSPRLLGQYRLADFGELAVSRLRGGEPLVIDDNLTQLPAQAAATFQAIGITATICMPLIKEGRLTALMAIHDKLPRNWTHYEQMLLSEVTQRCWAHIQRVQAHAEVREAFAALEALNTTLEQRVEERTGQLLHTEAMLRQTQKLEAIGQLTGGVAHDFNNLLTIIRSSLHFLQRPDLDETRRARYFKTVSDTVDRGAKLTGQLLAFARRQALSPQVFEAGPRLEAMADMLDTATGARLQVKLELPASPCHVHADLGQLETAVINLMINGRDAMAGEGTLYLRLEPDQRLPGLPKPFAAISVIDSGVGIAPHLLERIFDPFFTTKASGQGTGLGLSQVFGFAKQSGGDVKVSSVEGKGTTFTLYLPQVALAQVEPSIGGGALPAHGQRRRILVVEDNPDVGSFTAQILRDHGYQISWATSAEQALTQIGDARVPFDAVFSDVVMPGMGGLALARQLRQSHPDLPVILTSGYSEAIAEEGHQGFAFLAKPYSAEQVCQMLGTVLDGG, translated from the coding sequence ATGGCGAAATGGCTGGACGGCGGCGGGCTGATGGCCGAACGCATCCGCACCCACGACTGGGCGGCGACCTCGCTCGGCCCGCTGGACACCTGGCCCGACGTGCTGCGCACCGCCGTCGCCCTGTGCCTGGCCTCGCGCTTCCCCCAGGCCGTGCTCTGGGGCGACCAGCTGATCACCCTGCACAACGATGCCTTCAGCGCGATCCTCGGTGAAAAGCCCTTTGCCCTCGGCCGCCCGTTCAGCGAAGTGTGGCAGGAAGCCTGGAGCGAAATCAGCCACCTGGCTGATCGAGCGCTGGCCGGCGAAGCGGTGTACATCGAGGACTTCCCGCTGCTGATCGAGCGCCACGGCAAACCTGAACGGGCCTACTTCACCTTCTGCTACAGCCCCATCCGCAACCATGACGGCCAGGTCGTCGGCATGCTCGACACGGTCACCGAGACCACCAACAGCGTGGTCGCCAACCGCCGCCTGAAATTCCTCGACAGCCTGGGCCGCGCCACCGCCAACGCCAAAGATCCGGAACGGATCATGGCCACCACCACGCGCCTGTTGGGCGAGCATCTGCAACTGTCCAGCTGCGCCTATGCAGTCATGGCCGCCGACCAGGACGGTTTCACCATCTGTGGCGATTGGGTTGCCCCCGGTTCGCCACGGCTGCTGGGGCAATACCGCCTGGCCGATTTCGGCGAACTGGCGGTCAGCCGCCTGCGCGGCGGCGAGCCGCTGGTGATCGACGACAACCTTACGCAGCTGCCGGCCCAGGCCGCGGCGACCTTCCAGGCCATCGGCATCACCGCGACCATCTGCATGCCCCTGATCAAGGAGGGCCGCCTGACCGCGCTGATGGCCATCCACGACAAGCTGCCACGCAACTGGACCCATTACGAACAGATGCTGCTCAGCGAAGTGACCCAACGCTGCTGGGCGCACATTCAGCGGGTCCAGGCCCATGCCGAAGTGCGGGAAGCGTTCGCGGCGCTCGAAGCGCTCAACACGACGCTCGAACAGCGCGTGGAAGAGCGCACCGGCCAGTTGCTGCACACCGAAGCAATGCTGCGCCAGACGCAAAAGCTCGAAGCCATCGGCCAGCTCACCGGCGGCGTGGCCCACGACTTCAACAACCTGCTGACCATCATCCGCTCCTCGCTCCACTTCCTGCAGCGCCCCGACCTCGACGAGACCCGCCGCGCCCGCTACTTCAAGACTGTGTCCGACACCGTCGACCGTGGCGCCAAGCTCACCGGCCAGCTGCTCGCCTTCGCCCGGCGCCAGGCCCTGAGCCCCCAGGTGTTCGAAGCCGGCCCCAGGCTGGAAGCCATGGCCGACATGCTCGATACCGCCACCGGCGCGCGCCTCCAGGTAAAGCTGGAGCTGCCGGCGTCGCCCTGCCATGTGCACGCCGACCTGGGCCAGCTGGAAACCGCAGTGATCAACCTGATGATCAACGGCCGCGACGCCATGGCCGGTGAAGGCACGCTGTACCTGCGCCTGGAGCCCGACCAGCGCCTGCCGGGCCTGCCCAAGCCATTCGCGGCGATCTCGGTGATCGACAGCGGCGTGGGCATCGCCCCGCACCTGCTCGAACGCATCTTCGATCCGTTCTTCACCACCAAGGCTTCGGGCCAGGGCACGGGCCTGGGGCTGTCGCAGGTGTTCGGCTTCGCCAAGCAGTCCGGTGGCGACGTGAAGGTCAGCAGCGTCGAGGGCAAGGGCACGACCTTCACCCTTTACCTGCCCCAGGTGGCCCTGGCCCAGGTGGAGCCCAGCATTGGCGGCGGGGCGTTACCCGCCCATGGCCAGCGGCGGCGGATCCTGGTGGTCGAGGACAATCCCGATGTCGGCAGCTTTACCGCGCAGATCCTGCGCGACCACGGCTACCAGATCAGTTGGGCGACCAGTGCCGAGCAGGCCCTGACGCAGATCGGCGATGCGCGGGTGCCGTTCGACGCGGTGTTTTCCGATGTGGTGATGCCCGGCATGGGCGGGTTGGCGCTGGCGCGCCAGTTGCGCCAGAGCCACCCTGACCTGCCGGTGATTCTCACCTCCGGCTACAGCGAGGCGATCGCCGAGGAAGGCCACCAGGGGTTCGCGTTCCTGGCCAAGCCGTATTCGGCCGAGCAGGTGTGCCAGATGCTGGGGACGGTGCTGGATGGAGGTTGA
- a CDS encoding NUDIX hydrolase has translation MPTAPRYCPHCTTQLARGIPNGDTHERLYCTACGYVHYVNPKIIAGCIIERDGKYLLCQRAIPPRPGTWTLPAGFMEAGETTEQAALREVWEESGVRGEIVSPYSIFSVPTISEVYIIFRAIATEETGQYGPETLAYRFFAPDEIPWDEIYYPAIRQILERYILERQAGVYGIYMGNDDTGKVHFIR, from the coding sequence ATGCCCACCGCCCCGCGCTACTGCCCGCACTGCACCACGCAACTGGCCCGGGGCATCCCCAACGGCGACACCCACGAGCGCCTGTACTGCACCGCCTGCGGCTATGTGCACTACGTCAACCCGAAGATCATCGCCGGCTGCATCATCGAGCGCGACGGCAAGTACCTGCTGTGCCAGCGCGCCATCCCGCCGCGCCCCGGCACCTGGACCTTGCCGGCCGGGTTCATGGAGGCCGGCGAGACCACCGAGCAGGCGGCCCTGCGTGAGGTGTGGGAAGAGAGCGGCGTGCGCGGCGAAATCGTCTCGCCCTACTCGATCTTCAGCGTGCCGACGATCAGCGAGGTGTACATCATCTTCCGCGCCATCGCCACCGAAGAGACCGGGCAGTACGGGCCGGAGACCCTGGCCTACCGCTTCTTCGCGCCGGACGAGATCCCCTGGGACGAGATCTACTACCCGGCGATCCGGCAGATTCTCGAACGCTACATCCTCGAACGGCAGGCCGGGGTGTATGGGATCTACATGGGCAACGACGACACCGGGAAGGTGCATTTCATTCGCTGA